The following is a genomic window from Candidatus Omnitrophota bacterium.
CATCAATGCCGAAGTCGTCTATGGCTTTTTCAAAAAGCAGTGCTTCCGGTTTTCTGCAGGCGCATTCTTCGTCAGGCCTGTGGGGGCAGATGTATATGCCCGATATGTTTATTCCGTTCCCGGCGAGTTTGTCTGTCAGGGCTTTATTGAATTTCTTCACCTGATTCAAGCTGTAATAACCTCTGCCTATTCCCGATTGATTGCTTGCTATTATAAGGAGATAACCGGCGTCAGAAAGTTTTTTGAGGGCGGGGATCGTTTCAGGAAAGAGTTTCAGGTCTTTTTTCTTTATTACATAACCAGGATCGATATTCAGTGTGCCGTCACGGTCGAGCAGCACGGCTTTGTTCTCTCCGCCCCCGGGGAAAATGAGCTTTACGATGTCTTCGCTGTATGCGGATTCCGTTTCAACGCTTAGTATGTCGGCGGGCGAAGAAAGTCCCCCGAGCTTCACGGCGTCTTTTGCCGTTGTCAGCCATGTGAGATTCTTGTCCAGCTTATCAATGTCGGAGCCGCTGTAATCATGATGATCGCCGAAAGATATGAACTGTTGTAAGGCGATCCCGTTTTTTTCAAGGAATCTTTTGAAAGAATCGGGTTTCCCTATGCCGCAGAAGGCCCCGAGCTCCTTGTTCTCCAGGGATACAGCGGATATTTTTTCCGAAGTCTTTATATCCATGATACCGCTGAGTTTCAGTTCCGAGCTTATAACGGGAGCTTTTGTAAAAGAGCGTATTTGTTCCTTCAATTTTTCCACATCCCGCGTTTCGGCGAGATTTGATTTGCTGATGACGATCATATCGGCCCGCCTGAGAGCGCGCTTCCCTTCCCTCATAAGGCCCCGCCAGGGAGAAAGGGCGTCAACAATCACTATGTCCCTGTCTTTTCCCATTGTGAAATTCTGGAAGGCGTCATCAAGGATGAAAATGCCGCTTTTGAATTTTTTACGCGCGTATCTTATTCCCTTAATTCTGTTTTTGGAGACGATGACGGGTGTCGGGGCGAGTTTTTCCGCCATCATCACGGCTTCATCACCGAAAAGTTCAGCCGCCCCGGAGCCTGTTTGCGCCTGTGCGGGGCCTTTTGTTTTTCCTTTATATCCCCGGGTTATGACGGCTGGTTTCTTTTTACCGCCCAGCATCCGGCACAGATCAATGACAAACGCCGTTTTCCCGGTGCCGCCGGCGGATATGTTGCCGGCAGAAATCACAAAACCCGGCATTATCGCTTTTTTGCGTAAACCTTTTTCAAAAAGAAAGCGGTTTATCCCGGTTGCCGCGCCGTAGATAAGAGAAATAAGTTTAATCACGCCGCCATTATAACATTTTTGTGTTTTTTTGCTAAAATAATTCCATGGATTGGACAAGCAGATCGAGCGGAAAAAAATACGCCATCCCCTTCGGCGAAAGAACTTTTATAATGGGTATCATCAACACATCGCCGGATTCTTTTTCGGGCGACGGCCTCAATTCAGATGATGAGGCTCTCCGCCAGGCCGGGCGTTTCATCAGAGAGGGTGCCGACATTCTTGATGTCGGCGGTCAGTCAACCCGTCCCGGGGCCAAAGCGATAGATGCCGGAGAAGAAATAAAAAGGACGGCCTCTCTCATAAAAGAGCTGTCTTCAAAATTTGATGTTCCCGTATCCATTGACACATACAAATCGGAAGTCGCAAGAGCCGCCCTGGAAAACGGCGCCGCCATGATAAATGACATAAGCGCTTTTCAGTTTGATAAGAAGATGCCGGGAATAGTATCCGAATACGGGGTGCCGGCCATACTCATGCACATCAAAGGGATACCTGAAAATATGCAGGATGGCGTGATCGTCTATGACGATGTGATGGATTCCATAAAGGAATATCTGCGCAAAGCTATCAAGGGCGCTCTTGAGGCGGGCATCAGCGAGAACATGATAATAGTGGATCCTGGAATCGGGTTCGGCAAGACTGTTGAGCACAATCTCATAATACTCCAGCGCCTCGCTGAATTAAAAGAACTCGGCAGGCCCGTGCTGGCCGGGGTCTCGCGCAAGTCTTTTATCGGCAAAACGCTGAACCTTCCGGAGAATGACAGGCTGGAAGGGACCGCCGCTGCCGTGGCCGCCGCCATTATGAACGGGGCGGATATGATCAGGGTGCATGATGTCGGAGCTATGAAGAGAGTCGCGGCTATGACGGACGCTATTGTGAAAGCCGGAGGCGAATAAATGCGCCTGAGTTATTCAAAATTGAGCGCTTATGAGAAATGCCCGTATTCGTATAAGAAAGTTTATATCGACAGGGTGAAGACTCCTTACAAAAAGTATTTTTCCTTCGGCCATTCCCTGCACGCGGCTCTTGAGGATTTTTATTCGGGCCGCCTCTCGTACTGGCTGGGGCTGAAGAAGCCCTCGAAAGAAAATCTTATTTCCGCGCTCAGGCGGCATTGGAAGAGCGAGGGCTACAGCAGTGAGGAAAGCGAGCGCGCTTTTGAGGAGGGCAGACAGATACTTGAGAATTACTACGAGGTTTTTGTCCGCGGTGATTTCAGCCCCGCCTGGCGCGTGGAGCCGCAATTCTCGTTTTCCGCTGGCCGCCATCAGGTGGGGGGCTTTATAGACAGGATACACAGGAACGGCGGCGGTTTTGAGATAATAGATTATAAAACGCACAGGCAGATACCCGAGAAGGAAACGCTTGAGAGGGATCTTCAGCTTCCCATATACTACATCGGCTGTACCGAATATTTCAGGAAAAAGATAACGGCGGTTTCGTATATTTTTCTGAGGCACGCCAAAAAGGTGACTTATGACGTGAACCGTTTTGACGTCGGACGAATAAAACAGCGCATTGAGATGACAGCGGACCGCATGGCGGGGGAGAGCGATTTCCGGCCCCGCCGGAACAACTATTGCGGCGCCTGCGATTTCAAGAATGAATGCGGCCTGTTCAATTCCGCTTAATATGGATTTTCAGCCGAGAATAAATCAGGTGATCAGAAACGCCGGCATTGTTGCTGTTCTCATTATTGTCTCCCTGTTGTTTCTGGGCGGTAACATAAAGCTCGGGGAAAACGAGCTGAAGCTTCTCATAGCGCTGGCTACGCTTCTTGTGCTGAGTGTTTTCATGTTCTTCTGGGGATGGGAGCTATTCGGCATCAAGAGCATGATAGAGAACATACCCACCTCAAAAATACGCTCCATGCCCATGGGCATAGTGGAACTTAAGGGCGTCTCCGCCGCGAAGTATCCGCTGGAGACAAAACTCAACGGAATCAACTGCGTGTTCTATAAATACAAAGTGGAGAAACTGACCGTGACAGGCCACGGCGAAAACCGCCGCCGGGCCTGGAAGGTGATCGCCGAGGGCCAGAGCATAACGCCTTTTTACATCAAGGATTCAACAGGCACCGTGCTGATAGAGCCCTTTAACTGCGACAGCATACTTGAAAGAAAATACTATCATTCGGAAGGTTATGGTGACGGCGCGAAAAGATACAGCGAATGGTATGTGTCTCCCGGCGAACAGCTCTATGCCATAGGCTATGCCGGCAAAAGCCGCGATGTGATGGCAGGGAGAAAGGAGAAGCTCCTGACGCGGCTCAAGGAGATCAAGGCCTCGGCCGAATCCCGCGCGAAATATGATTTAAACGGCGACGGCAATCTGGACGATCACGAATGGATGATGGCGGTGGAGGACATTAAAAAAGCGATCGCGCTTGAAGAAGGCGCTGATGACCTCTGCGATGTGGCGGTGTCGGGGAGAAACGCTGAAAAGATGCTCATATCCGATAAAAGCGAGAAGGAACTTTTGAGCGGCTTCGCGCTGAAAAGTTTCTTTTTTATTTCCGGGGGCATTGTCGTGTTCGCGGTTTCTTCATATTTTCTTCTCGGCCTCTTGCGCTCATCAGGCCTTATCGAAAAATAAAATGCGGATGTATATAACCCCAAAAACCGCTTTTTCGCTAGACGGAAAATTTTTAACGGATAAAAAATCTAAAATTCCGCAACTCGCCCCGGCTTAGCACCGAGGCTCAGACAAGCGGAATTTCTTTACGATTTTTTCTCCTAAATTTTCCTATATCGCTTTAAAGCGCTTTATTGGGATTATTAACTTAGTGCGCGGCTTTTGTGTGAAAGGTAAAATTTGCTAATATTCAGGAAATATTAGAGGAGGGTCAGGCTTATGGATTATATTATAGATATTCTGCTCTGGGGCTCGCTTGCCGCGGTGGTGATATACATAGTCAAGATTTACAACAATCTTGTGGTGCTCAAAAGAAATGCGGATAAGGCCTGGTCCAACATCGATGTCCTCTTAAAGCAGAGGTATGATGAGATCCCGAAGCTGGTGAAAACCGTCAAGGGGTATATGGGGCACGAGAAATCAACGATTGTTGATGTGATAAAAGCCCGCGGCGCCTGCATTCACGCGGGCACCGTCGCCGAGCAGGGCCAGGCGGAAAATATGCTCAGCGGCGCCCTGGGAAAGCTCTTCGCTCTTTCGGAAAAATACCCGGAACTGAAAGCGAACGAGAATTTCGCGCATCTGCAGAGCAGGATAACGCAGATAGAGAACCAGATAGCCGACCGCAGGGAATTCTACAACGACAGCGTGAATGTCTATAACATAAGGATACACCAGCTGCCGGACGCTATGCTGGCGTCTTTCGTGGGATATAAAGACGCTGATCTTTTCAAAATATCAAGCAGAGAACGACAGGATGTGAACATTGACTTTTAAAGCTGAAGATTTTTTTGACCTGAGCGGTTTTCCCCACAGGGAGATTTTTAAGGATGTTGAAACTGTCTGGGAAGTGCTGCCGCTGATCGGCGGTTACATTAAGAAACACATAAAGCCGAATGTGAGCGACATCAGAAATGGCGGTGACCTTATAACAGAAAAAAAAGTGCTTGAAAACGGCGCGGTCGTTCACGCGGGCGCTCTTCTTATGGATGACAACATAGAACTTGGCCCGGGAGTTGTCGTCGAGCCCGGCGCTATGATAACGGGCCCGGTCATAATAGGCGAGAAGAGCGAGGTGCGGCAGGGCGCCTACATAAGGGGCAAGGTCATCACCGGCCCCGGATGCGTTATCGGCCACACGACTGAAATTAAAAACGCGATAATGACGGGTAAGAGCAAAGCCGGTCATTTTGCTTATATAGGAGACAGTATACTCGGCAGTGTTAATCTTGGAGCGGGTACAAAGCTTGCTAATTTTAAGCTGAGTGAGGATATAATAAATGTTATAAATCCGGATACGAGGCATAAAATTAATACGGGATTGAGAAAATTCGGCGCCATTCTCGGAGACGGCGTCTCAACCGGATGCAATTCGGTCATGATGCCGGGAACCATACTTGGTAAAAATTGCATGGTATACCCTAATTTTACTGTCCGCGGAACATGGGAAAACGGAACAATAATCAAATGGAATATGGGGACACTCGAGTTGGAGGGCAGAAAATGAGATTATTCGGAACGGACGGAATTAGGGGCGTGGCCAACAAAAGCCCGATGACGCCTTTTCATATTATGAAAGTTGGCGGCGCTCTGGCGAATTATTTCAAGAAGACAAAATCTCACCGCCCGAAAATACTGATAGGCAAAGACACCCGGCTTTCGGGATATATGCTTGAGAGTTCGCTCGCCGCCGGGATCACGGCAATGGGCGGGGATGTCCTGCTTGTGGGGCCTATGCCCACTCCGGGAATAGCGTTCCTGACAAAAAACATCAACGCGGATGCCGGCGTGGTTATTTCCGCCTCGCATAATCCCTATATGGACAACGGCATCAAAGTGTTCAACTCCGAGGGCATGAAACTTTCGGATTCCGCGGAAAAGGAAATAGAAAAGATAGCGCTTTCGGCAAACATACACCACCTTCTCCCCGTGTCTTCGCGGATAGGGAAGAATGTCCGTGTGGATGACGCTCTCGGGCGTTACATAGTATTCCTGAAAAATTCACTTCCGCGGGATTTTTCTCTGGAAGGAATGAAGGTCACACTCGATTGCGCAAACGGCGCCACTTATAAAATAGCCCCGATGATCTTCAACGAACTCCGCGCGGAGGTTAAAGCCGTGGGCATCAGCCCGGACGGGACCAACATCAATAAGAACTGCGGTTCCCTGTATCCTGAAAAGCTCGCTAACATAGTTTTAAAAGAGCGCTCGAACGCGGGATTTGCTTTTGACGGCGACGGCGACCGGCTCATCGCGATTGATGAAAAAGGCCATATAGTTTCAGGCGACGAGATAATAGCCATTGTTTCCAATTTTCTGAAAGAACAGAAACAGCTCAAAAACAATTTCGTGGTGGGAACGGTCATGTCCAATTACGGCCTTCGTAAATATTTCGAGCAGAAAGGGATCAGGAGTTCCATGACGAGGGTCGGGGATAAATATGTTCTTGAAGAGATGTACAAGCGCGGAGCCGTCATAGGCGGCGAGGATTCAGGGCATATTATTTTTCTCAATCATCACAGCACCGGAGACGGACTTCTCACGGCGCTCCAGCTTATTTCCGTGATGAAGCATACAAAAAAGAAACTTTCGGAATTGAGAAAAGTTATGAAAAGATATCCCCAGGTGCTCATCAATTTGCCCGTGGGCAAAAGAGCGGATTTCAAAAAGGTGCCTGAGCTCAAAAAAACATATGACGAGGCGTCCGCGAAGCTCGCGGGCCGCGGCAGAGTCCTTATCAGATACTCCGGCACCCAGCTCCTTCTGCGGATCATGGTGGAAGGGCCTTCCCATAAAGAAATAACCAAGATAGCCGAAGACCTTACAAAAATATTCAAAAAGAAATTAGCCTGAAACTCTGAAAAGTCCCCGAAAAGACGCTTTAGAGCGATATAGGAAAATTTAGGAGAAAAAAGCGTAAAGAAATTCCGCTTGTCTGAGCCACGGCATTAAGCCGGGGCGAGTTGCGGAATTTTAGATTTTTTATCCGTTAAAAATTTTCCGTCTAGCGAAAAAGCGCTTTTCGGGGACTTATCCAGCCAAACCTCTGCCATTATTTGCCTATACAGAATTTTGAGAATATCTCGTTTATCATCTCTTCCCTGAATTCCCGGCCGGTTATTTTGTCAAGTTCGGCGAGGGCCTTTTCAATGAGCCAGACGCTTTCAGCGGGCCTTCGGGAGAGGATCCCGCGGGCTTCTTTGATTTGGGAAAGACAGTTTTTCAGGCAATCGGCCTGACGCGCGGAAGTGAGGAGGGTGTCGTCTTCGGAAATAAAGGAGCCCGAAACGAGATGCCTGGCCAGATGTTTTTTGAGGCCGCTTATTCCGAGGTCTTTCAGGCAGGATATGTAAACAGGGCGTGCTGCCATTTTTTTTGGTTGTTCTTTTCTGCCGAGGTCTATTTTGTTTCCGGCCATGATTGTTTTTTTACGGAAGGGTTCCAGCATACGGATGATGTTCATGTCCTGCTCATCGGCTTTTTTTGAAGCGTCGAAAACAAAGATTATAATGTCCGCCTTATTTATGGCGTCCATGGTTTTGTTCATGCCTATTTTTTCTATCACGCCTCGCGGTTTTTTTCTTAAGCCCGCCGTGTCGTAGAGTTCAGCGGGTATTCCGCCTATTTCAACGCTTTCCCTGATTATATCTCTTGTTGTTCCGGGAATGGCTGTGACAATTGCCCGCTCGGATGAGCTGAGCGCGTTTATGAGTGAGGATTTTCCCACATTCGGTTTTCCCGCTATCACTATTTTTACCCCTTCGCTGAAGAGCCGTCCGGCCTCATATCCGTCAAGCAGCCGGGCGCTCTCTTCCTCCGCTCGCGAAATGTCCTTTTTTATTTTTGCCAGGCTCAGCGGAATATCGTCTTCGGGAAAATCTATGGCGGCGTTGAGTTCGGCGGCGGATGTTATGAGTAGTTTCCGCAATTCATCCAATTTTCGTGAAAGTTTACCGCCCATCTGGGCCGCGGCGATTTTTGCCGCTCTCTCACCCCGCGCGCTTATTATACCGGCGACGGATTCAGCCTGGATGAGATCTATGCGGCCGTTTAAAAAAGCCCGTTTTGTGAATTCCCCGGGTTCGGCGGCTCTGGCCCCATGCTCCAGGATGAGCTTAAAGATTTTTTTTATTATAACCGGGCCGCCGTGCGATGAGATCTCGGCGACATCTTCGCGCGTGTAGCTGCGGGGGCTGCGCATAAGAAAAACGAGAACCTCGTCCACGACTTCTCCGCCGTCGTGTATGCGCCCGTATGTGACGCTGTGCGAGGCGATATCCTTTATTTTTTTATGGTCCGCGGGGTTGAAGATTTTCTCAAGAATTTTCCCCGTGCAGGGCCCGCTTATCCGTATTAATCCGACGCTCGCGTGGCCCCATGCGCAGATTGGCGCGGCTATGGTGTCGGGGTAATATTTTGCCTTTCCGGCGGAATGTTCCCGCGCTCCGGTCATTTTAATTTCTTAAGTAAAATGTGTTGCGCCAGAGTGATGACGTTGCTTGTCAGCCAGTAAAGGACGAGCCCCGACGGGAATTTGAGGAATATGAAAGTGAAGAACAGCGGCATAAGGAGCAGCATCTTCTGGGTGGGATCCGTTATGCTTAACTTCTGCTGAAAAAACATCGTGGCGCCCATAAGGAGCGGCAGAGGCCCTATCGGCCATGAACCTATGAAAGGCAGGAAGGCGGGCAGATGGCCGAAAAGCATATCCGGCCTTGAAAGGTCGGTGAGCCAGAAAATAAAATGAGCGCCTCTGAGTTCAACAAGGCCCTGGAGCATTGTGAACAAGCTCCAGAAAATAGGTATCTGTATCAGCACGGGGAGGCATCCGCCGAGAGGGTTCACTTTCTGCACGCGGTAAAGATTGAGCAGCTCCTCGTTCATGCGTTTGGGGTCATCCTTGTACTGTGACTGCAGTTTTTTGACATAGGGCTGTATGCGTTTCATGGCTTCCGCGGATTTGATATTTTTCTTTGTCAGCGGGAACATGAATATCTGTATGATCAGCGTCAGCAGGCATATTGACCAGCCGTAATTGCCGAAGATGCCGTAAAAGAAATTAAGTATGTGGATGAAGAAAACGCTTATAAAGGAAAAGAGCCCGAGGTTCAATGTTTTCTCAAGGCCGTTTTTCCTCGCGGATAAGCCGGAATAGGATTTTTCGGCTGCGAGTATTTTCAGTTTCAGCGATTTGCCTTCAGGCGAGAACACTATTTCCGGATTCGTCTGCTTAGGATCAATAGAGAAAGAAGTTTTTCCTGAGGGAAAGAACGCCAGAAGGAAATATCTGTTTGAAACGCTCACCCATTCGGACAGGGCGCTTTCCAGGGGAGAAGATATTTTTTTTATTTTTTCGCCGTTGTTGTAATGGAATAGCTGCAGCTTGCGCTTTTCCTGCTCTTCCATAAGTTCGGGGTCGGTGCCTATGCCGCCCGCCCAGGCCGCTTCCACATGAGCGTCTCCGGCCGGAGACAGATTGATCGTCATATATTCGTCGTTAAGCGAATAAACGGCCGAGGCTCCTTTGTAGGACAGATGTATCTGGGCACCCCTTTTTATCACAACGGGGTCTTGAAGCGCCGCGCCGTTGGCATAAAAACGAAAGGGCCTTGTTTCGCCCTCTTTGATAAGGTCTACCTCGCCGTTTTTTTCCCTGATGAAAAGATGGCGTATGTCGCCCGATTCTTTCCCTATAAGGCAGCGCATTGAAGAATTTGATATTTCCAGGGTATCCTCTTCGCGGGGTGCGGGGATTTCCTGAACTTCCTGGCGTTTTGTCTCAGGGGCCGCGGAGGTTTTTTTCTCGACCGGTGAAGTGCTTGTTGTTTGAGGCGCGCGCTCCTCCGGCGGTTTTTGTTTTTTGGAAATAGCGCTCCACCACAAGGCCAGCACTATAAATGAGAGGGCTACCGCCAGAGCCGAGCGTTTGTCCATATCGTTCATAATAATTTCTCCTTAAATTTTCAAACCCTTCGCTATGGCAGATCCACGCCGCCGCGGGCGAAGGGATGGCAGCGCATCAATCTCAGAAAACTTTTCAAAGAACCTTTCGCGATGCCGTATTTTTCAAGAGCCTCAAGGAAGTAATTGGAGCAGGACGGATGGAATCTGCATGAAGGCGTTCTCGGAACGGCCTGCCATATTTTCACGGGAAAACTCACCGCGCTTTTCAACAAATTCATAAACATCCCGCCAGCACCTCTTTCAGAGACCGCGAAAATTCGCCGTATTCGGCCGGCGGCGCCTTTCTCAATGTCACGCATATATCGCTTCTTCCTTCCATGCCCAATGTCCGCGAGCCTTCCCTGATCCATCTTTTGATTTTGTTTCTCCGCACGGCCAGAGGTATGATGCGTTTGGCTATCCTTAAACGAATACGCCCTTCCGGCGAAGGATCCCTCAGTACAAAACATCTGAAAAACTGATTTTCTGTGAATTTATTACGGTGTGAGTTTTTTTCTGCCTTTCTTGCGTCTTGCATTCAAAACATTCACTCCGGAAGATGTCTGCATCCTCTTTCTAAAACCGTGCACTCTTGCCCGCTTTTTTTTATGTGGCTGATATGTTCTTTTCATAGACAGAATTCTTATAAAAAAACGGGCTTTTGTCAATTGCCGCTTTGATTTTTGTTATAATACGGGATGAAAACAGAGGCTCTAAAAATATACCGTCTTTTGAAAGAACATTATCCCCGCGCCCGTATAGCCCTGAAATATAAAAGCCCCTGGGAGCTTCTTGTGGCCACGGTTCTTTCGGCTCAGTGCACGGACAAAAGGGTGAACATGGTGACGGAAAAGCTCTTCGCCAAATACAGGTCCGTAAAAGAATATGCCTCGGCCGATATAAATGAGTTTGAAAATGACATACGCTCCACGGGGTTTTTCAGGAACAAATCCAGAAACATTTTGGATTCCGCTAAAATAATCCTGAAAAAACATAAAGGTGAAGTGCCGCGGACAATGGAAGATCTCACCGCTCTTCCGGGCATAGGCCGGAAAACCGCCAATATCATAAGCTGCAACGCTTTCGGCAAAATTTTCGGCATAGCCGTGGACACCCATGTGGGGCGCCTGTCTCAGAGGCTGGGCTTGAGCGGCTGCAAAGATCCCCTGAAGATTGAACAGGATCTTATGAGATCATTCCCGAAAAAAGACTGGGGCAGAATATCCTATCTGTTTATAGAACACGGCCGCGCCGTTTGCGCGGCAAGGAAGCCTGACTGCGATATCTGTTTTTTAAAAGGCCTTTGCCCCCGCAAACCCTATTCAAAATAGGCGCGTTATATGCGGACGGGAATACCGTTCTCCCGCAGATATTTTTTTGTTTCCGTGATAGAGAATTTGCCGAAGTGAAATATCGACGCGGCCAGGACCGCGTCGGCTTTGCCCTTATCAAGGGCGTCTTTAAGATGGATCAGCTCGCCCGCCCCTCCCGAGGCGATAACCGGCACACTGACGGCTTTCGAGACAGCCGCGGTCAGTTCTATATCAAAACCCGACTGCGTGCCGTCTTTGTCCATACTGGTGAGAAGTATTTCGCCTGAGCCGAGTTCCACGGTTTTTTTTGCCCAGTCTATCACATCTATCCCGGTGGCTTTTCTTCCGCCGTATGTATAGACTTCCCATTTCCCCGGGGCTGTTTTTTTGGCGTCTATCGCCGTGATGATGCACTGCGCGCCGAATTCGCGCGAGGCTGCGCGGATAATCGAGGGGTTCTCCACCGCCGATGTGTTCATGGATACTTTGTCCGCTCCCGCTTTCAGGAGGTCTGAGATATCGGAGAGTTTTCTTATTCCGCCGCCCACCGTCAGCGGGATGAATACCTGTTCGGCCGTTTTCGTCACTATCTCCAGCATCGCAGGCCGCTTTTCCACGGAAGCTGTTATATCAAGATAAACCAGCTCGTCGGCCCCGGCCCGCGCGTAAGCGGCGGCGATTTGCACAGGGTCACCGGCGTCCACCAGGTCGACGAAATTCACGCCTTTCACCACTCTGCCGTTTTTAACGTCAAGGCAGGGTATTATTCTTTTTGCCAGGGCGCTGCTTTTCCGCTTTTGGGGATCATTCATTTTTTCCCCCGCATTTGGCTATGAAGTTTTTCATTATCCTCAATCCGTCCTTTCCGCTTTTTTCCGGATGGAACTGCACGGCCCAGAGATTGTCTTTGACTACGGATGAGGCGAATTCACCGCCGTAATCCGTTGTTGAAGATACGAGAGCCGCATCTTCCGGTGACACATGATAGGAGTGCACGAAATAAAAATAGCTTTCGTCGGCTATTCCCTCGAACATCCCGCTCTCACCCGCGGGACTGTTTTGGAATTTCACTTTATTCCAGCCCATGTGTGGTATTTTCAGATCGTTTCTGAAA
Proteins encoded in this region:
- the hisF gene encoding imidazole glycerol phosphate synthase subunit HisF codes for the protein MNDPQKRKSSALAKRIIPCLDVKNGRVVKGVNFVDLVDAGDPVQIAAAYARAGADELVYLDITASVEKRPAMLEIVTKTAEQVFIPLTVGGGIRKLSDISDLLKAGADKVSMNTSAVENPSIIRAASREFGAQCIITAIDAKKTAPGKWEVYTYGGRKATGIDVIDWAKKTVELGSGEILLTSMDKDGTQSGFDIELTAAVSKAVSVPVIASGGAGELIHLKDALDKGKADAVLAASIFHFGKFSITETKKYLRENGIPVRI
- the nth gene encoding endonuclease III, which produces MKTEALKIYRLLKEHYPRARIALKYKSPWELLVATVLSAQCTDKRVNMVTEKLFAKYRSVKEYASADINEFENDIRSTGFFRNKSRNILDSAKIILKKHKGEVPRTMEDLTALPGIGRKTANIISCNAFGKIFGIAVDTHVGRLSQRLGLSGCKDPLKIEQDLMRSFPKKDWGRISYLFIEHGRAVCAARKPDCDICFLKGLCPRKPYSK